One genomic segment of Mytilus trossulus isolate FHL-02 chromosome 4, PNRI_Mtr1.1.1.hap1, whole genome shotgun sequence includes these proteins:
- the LOC134715311 gene encoding uncharacterized protein LOC134715311: MWRKEFSHVKFRKHQKLSKCTECTLFKEALLTKLTKEQKEELLMKRKAHFALQLLAKQKYYKHRAKARSSPQHYLSLIIDNMDQAKTTLPRFSLNSKTDSAYAGVHHHVTGALCHGFGLDFGFTWTDCFHPDSNVTLNCLLKVLHHVKEINDNALPPVLYLQADNCGKDNKNHFVLMFLAALVKAEVFKKIKLSFLMVGHTHENVDQLFSRVSTKLCQENAPTLPELHARIREASTPSPIVIHLNSIFNFKEKLINLNRCDGIKAPHIFKFVKDGPIVKMSIKDWPLEYEQYRKVNLENIPTLQEICTSLNPVRKNPKIDSVTAAMNRDLPKWKQAGRLTRDQHTWWQEYLEVLNTDDPALPSVPLPTSLPKFQIPAVERPSRALDPKILEAINRHIVQLQTSSEIQVVRPRRC; this comes from the exons ATGTGGCGTAAAGAATTTTCACATGTAAAGTTTAGAAag cACCAGAAGCTGTCAAAATGTACAGAGTGTACACTGTTTAAAGAAGCACTCCTTACAAAGCtcacaaaagaacaaaaagaaGAATTACTGATGAAAAGGAAAGCACATTTTGCATTGCAACT CCTAGcaaaacagaaatattataaacataGAGCAAAAGCTAGATCCAGTCCTCAACACTATCTGTCATTGATAATAGATAATATGGACCAGGCAAAAACCACACTTCCAAGATTCTCATTGAATTCAAAG acTGACTCAGCCTATGCTGGAGTTCATCATCATGTTACTGGTGCATTATGCCATGGTTTTGGACTAGACTTTGGATTTACTTGGACAGACTGTTTCCACCCTGATTCAAATGTCACATTGAACTGCCTTCTGAAAGTGCTTCACCATGTCAAAGAG atCAACGACAATGCACTGCCACCAGTTTTGTATTTGCAAGCAGACAACTGTGGTAAAGACAACAAAAACCACTTTGTGCTGATGTTTTTAGCTGCTCTTGTGAAGGCAGAGGTATTCAAGAAG AttaaactttcttttttgaTGGTGGGACACACACATGAGAATGTGGACCAACTGTTTAGTAGAGTCAGCACCAAGTTATGTCAAGAGAATGCACCAACGCTTCCAGAACTCCATGCAAGGATAAGGGAAGCATCCACACCTTCACCCATTGTTATTCACCTCAAcagcattttcaatttcaaggAAAAACTCATTAATCTAAACAGATGTGACGGAATTAAAGCtccacatatatttaaatttgtaaaggaTGGTCCCATTGTTAAGATGTCAATAAAAGACTGGCCTTTGGAGTATGAGCAGTACAGAAAAGTGAACTTAGAGAACATTCCCACCTTAcag GAAATCTGCACATCCTTAAACCCTGTGAGGAAAAATCCAAAAATTGATTCAGTCACTGCAGCAATGAATAGGGATCTGCCAAAATGGAAGCAAGCAGGACGTTTAACCAGGGATCAGCACACATGGTGGCAGGAATACCTTGAAGTATTAAACACAGATGATCCAGCACTCCCATCAGTACCATTACCAACCTCCTTACCAAAATTTCAGATTCCTGCAGTAGAAAGGCCATCTAGGGCACTGGATCCCAAAATTTTGGAAGCCATCAATAGACATATTGTTCAGCTGCAGACTTCATCAGAG aTCCAGGTAGTGAGGCCAAGAAGATGTTAA